In one Polaribacter sp. ALD11 genomic region, the following are encoded:
- a CDS encoding DUF262 domain-containing protein, with translation MKISQIIDKIDEKQLFIPAFQREYVWKRKNAKDLVSSLIQDYPTGTMLTWETNYPPELKGEHKYDERQGAVKLILDGQQRITTLYMLMTGNIPPYYKKHEILVDIRNLYVNVQTLVLEYYKITIMQNDPLWVNITDIFQGKIRYRDVIHQLEVNLDGERVEREKSDLIDDNFRAIEKIKDRDFQEQIIPPKASLKEAIDIFYIVNASGVNLTDAELALAQISGYWPEARDLFKTKLVQLEKDGYVFKLDFIVYVLLGILHNMGSKLDKLHSQDNKENIKKAWKRLDEDVLDYVFNVLKSQAYIDHTKEVNSVYAFVPIIVYAYNKGSKKLTQIEIKKVIKWFYYSQIRQRYVSQLQQKLDKDIGIVAKDENPFDKLLSIIAAERPLEISKDEFVGIGISHALWGLMNFYFKSKGAICFTTGINIRKNMGKKYELEWDHIFPYSLLKLEGYNRNNRVKYSLAQEITNRAILTQLGNRKKSNHLAEGYLEDTSIHFPDALEKQCIPQDKELWKMENFELFLEKRRILLAKELNYFLNNITETNYESLDMDIVEMIMSGENSQVEFKTTMRYDMRENKVNKKLEQVILKTLAAFSNGQGGTLIMGVTDEQDIIGLENDYKTLKDANKDEFELHLRNLINQNYGVDFATNNIEITFPEVNETEICVVEIKQGLRPVYTEITDKNGGKSKRFYVRSGNSSQEIDITEVAQYINQRFETVV, from the coding sequence ATGAAAATATCTCAAATAATCGATAAGATTGATGAAAAACAACTTTTTATACCTGCTTTCCAAAGAGAATATGTTTGGAAAAGAAAAAACGCTAAAGATTTAGTTTCATCATTAATCCAAGACTACCCAACTGGCACAATGCTTACTTGGGAGACTAATTATCCGCCAGAATTAAAAGGAGAACACAAATACGATGAACGACAAGGTGCTGTAAAATTAATTTTAGATGGTCAACAACGTATTACTACATTATATATGTTAATGACAGGTAACATACCTCCTTATTATAAAAAACATGAAATTTTAGTTGACATAAGAAACCTATATGTAAATGTTCAAACTTTAGTTCTTGAATATTATAAAATAACAATAATGCAAAATGACCCTTTATGGGTAAACATTACAGATATTTTTCAAGGAAAAATTAGATATAGAGATGTAATACATCAATTAGAAGTTAATTTAGATGGAGAGCGAGTAGAAAGAGAAAAATCAGATTTAATTGATGATAATTTTAGAGCTATTGAAAAAATAAAAGATAGAGATTTTCAAGAGCAAATTATACCACCAAAAGCCTCTTTAAAGGAAGCAATTGATATTTTTTATATTGTAAATGCGAGTGGAGTAAATCTTACAGATGCTGAATTAGCATTGGCGCAAATTTCTGGGTATTGGCCAGAAGCTAGAGATTTATTTAAAACTAAACTCGTTCAATTAGAGAAAGATGGTTATGTTTTTAAGCTCGATTTTATCGTTTATGTACTGTTAGGCATATTGCATAATATGGGTTCTAAATTAGACAAACTACACAGTCAAGATAATAAAGAAAACATAAAAAAAGCATGGAAAAGATTAGATGAAGACGTGTTAGATTATGTTTTTAACGTATTAAAAAGTCAAGCATATATAGACCATACTAAAGAAGTTAACTCTGTTTATGCCTTTGTACCAATTATTGTTTATGCTTACAATAAAGGTTCAAAAAAACTTACCCAAATAGAAATTAAGAAAGTAATAAAATGGTTTTATTATTCTCAAATTCGTCAACGTTATGTTAGTCAGTTACAACAGAAATTAGATAAAGATATTGGCATTGTTGCTAAAGATGAAAATCCTTTTGATAAACTTTTATCGATAATAGCTGCAGAACGTCCTTTAGAAATTAGTAAAGATGAATTTGTAGGTATAGGAATTAGTCATGCTCTTTGGGGTCTAATGAATTTTTATTTCAAAAGCAAAGGAGCAATTTGCTTTACAACAGGTATTAATATTCGTAAAAATATGGGTAAAAAATACGAACTCGAATGGGATCATATTTTTCCGTATTCTTTATTAAAACTTGAGGGTTATAATAGAAACAATAGAGTAAAATATAGTCTTGCACAAGAAATAACGAACAGGGCAATTCTAACACAACTTGGTAATCGCAAAAAAAGCAACCATTTAGCAGAAGGTTATTTAGAAGATACCTCAATACACTTTCCTGATGCTTTAGAAAAACAATGCATTCCACAAGATAAGGAGTTGTGGAAAATGGAGAATTTTGAACTTTTTTTAGAAAAAAGAAGAATTCTTTTGGCAAAAGAACTCAATTATTTCTTAAATAATATCACAGAAACAAACTATGAATCTTTAGATATGGATATTGTAGAAATGATAATGTCTGGTGAAAATTCGCAGGTTGAATTTAAAACAACCATGCGTTATGACATGAGAGAAAATAAAGTAAATAAAAAATTAGAGCAAGTAATCTTAAAAACTTTAGCTGCATTCTCTAATGGTCAAGGAGGTACTCTAATTATGGGAGTTACAGACGAACAAGATATTATAGGTTTAGAAAATGATTATAAAACCTTAAAAGACGCCAATAAAGATGAATTTGAGTTACATTTAAGAAATTTAATCAATCAAAATTACGGAGTTGATTTTGCTACAAATAATATAGAAATAACATTTCCTGAAGTAAATGAAACGGAAATTTGTGTTGTAGAAATAAAGCAAGGATTAAGACCTGTATATACAGAGATTACAGATAAAAATGGTGGAAAAAGCAAACGATTTTATGTGCGTAGCGGAAATTCATCACAAGAAATAGACATTACAGAAGTAGCACAGTATATTAACCAAAGATTTGAAACAGTAGTTTAA